The DNA segment CAATTCCGACGTTTGGACGTGAGTTTGATTCCCTTTTTTCTAAAATTTCTGAATAGGAATAGATCGTGTCTCCTTCAAATACCGGATTAGGCAGTCTAACCTCATCCCACCCCAAGTTAGCCATGACATTTTGAGATAGATCTGTAACGGATTGCCCTGTAACTAACGCCAGCGTAAAGGTAGAATCGACTAATGGTTGTCCAAATTCGGTTTGCTCTGAATAAACATCATCAAAATGAATTGGATTGGTGTTTTGTGTCAATAGGGTGAACCATATATTATCTGTTTTCGTTACGGTTCTTCCTAGTGGGTGGGGATAAATGTCACCAATCTCAAAGTCCTCATAAAATCGCCCTTCCCAGCCTTTTTGTACAGTCATTTTTTCATCCTCCTTAATAAAATATAAATTTATGAAGCATTAGGTACATTAAACAACTCCTGCATCTACCCATTTGCTTATCGTTTCTTCTTCAAAGCCATACTCCCGTAAAATGTCTTCTGTGTGCTCTCCAATAGATGGAATCGCTTTCATGACAGGGTTCATTCCTTCCATGATAACAGGCGGTTTTAATGCACGAATTTCACCTACAGGCGAACCTACTTCCTGCCACCGTGCCCTTGCCTCAAGCTGCGGGTGTCGATAAAAGTCCTGCATAGTATTGAGACGTGCGCTGGCAATTTTCGCTTGTTCAAGTCTATTGATTACCTCAGAAGAAGTCATACCAGCAAAAACCGTTTCAATAATTGATTTTAGTAAGTCACGGTTTTTATCTCTTAACGAATTCGTTTTAAAGGCTGATTCATCAATTAGTTCCGGTTGTTCTAAAACAACTTCACAAAATCTCAACCACTCTCGCTCATTTTGCAAACCTAGAAATACCGTTTTTCCATCCCCACAACTAAACGGGCCGTATGGATATATAGTTGAATGACTCGCCCCTGTTCTTGCTGGTTCCTTCCCACTGTTTCCCGCGTAATAGGCTGGATACCCCATCCATTCTCCCAATGCCTCTAGCATGGATATCTCCATAACCGTACCTTTTCCGGTTTTCTCACGCGTAAATAAAGCAGTGAGTATACCTGAATACACATACATCCCTGCAGCAATATCAGCTGCTGAAATACCGGCTTTAGAAGGTACCTCCTCTGTCCCAGTAACTGAAACAAGCCCCGCTTCACACTGGACAAGCAAATCGTATGCTTTCTTATCCTTGTAAGGACCTGTTTCACCATATCCTGATAAATTACAAATGATTAATTCAGGATATTTCTCCTTTAAGACGTCCGCTCCATACCCCATCCGTTCTACCGCACCAGGTGCAAGGTTTTGTACAAACACATCAGCACTTTCCAAAAGTTTATCCACTACTTTCTTTGTTTCCTGATCTTTAAGATTGAGAGTAATCGATTCTTTTGACCGATTACACCAAACGAAGTGACTCGACATCCCATTGACGGAAGTATCATAATGTCGGGCAAAATCACCAGTGCCAGTTCGTTCTATTTTAATAACGCGTGCTCCCAAATCAGCCAACTGCCTTGTAGCAAAAGGTACTGCAACTGCTTGTTCAATTGAGACTACTGTAATTCCTTCTAATGGTAGCATGTGTACCCTCCCATTTGTTTTCGTTTAAATCGCTTCAAGCTTATATTGGTTCTTCAATCATGAAAACTAACCAATCACTTCTACCACTGACTGAATGCTATAATACTCCTCAAGATTCATGACCCTCTCAATGGCTTGTTTAGAGGCACTTCGTCCAATGACAGAGCTGCATAGATTTATAAACTTAGAATTTAATATTCCTTGTGTCATAGGATTTTGCAGACTGCCAATTGTATGATTAACCACTAACTTTTTAGTTCTCCCACCCTTCAATACTAGTGTTGCAACAACCTTGTCTTTGTCCACCTGATCATCTGCAATTGGATGAATTTTCTTTCTAAACTGAATGACCTCTTTAGCAATTACTTTTTTATCCTGAAACTGATTTTCTGAGGCATCTTTTTCTAAAAATGCAATAGCTCCAGCATGATAGATACTAAACTTACCTTCGAGTCCTTTTTTCGGATTTTCTTTTGAAGTTAGTTCATGCACGTAGGGGTGTACCGTTAATCTAATTTCCTCCACCTCATCGGGATCTGCATATTCACTTAGCTGGATACATGCATCAATAGAAGGATGGAGGACAATTCCACATGCATAAGGTTTGAATGAGTTTTTCTCAAGTTCCCATACATTTCCCCAATCTTCCGTAACTCTCTCCAAGTTATGTGAAGAACTATATACGTTTGCAAATCCGCGTTCTGCTTCCAGAACTTGCAGCGAACTTGTGAAACCTTTATCTACTAACAAGGCAGCATGTAACCCATTTTGAGCTGCTTTTCCAGGATGAAGGGGTTTGGTCATCGTTCCAAACATTTCTCTCAGACCGAATGACTGGGTTCCGGCCACACCAAGTGCCATTGCCATTTTTTCTTTATCAAGTTTAAGTAAAACCCCAGCCGCAACAGCGGCCCCAAATACACCTGTACTTGATGTAATATGGAATCCATTTTGATAATGAGAAGGATAAACAGCATTCGCAATTCTCAGCTCAGTTTCACACCCTAAAACAAAAGCTCTTAAGAGTTCCTTTGTAGGAAGACCAAGCTTTTCTCCTAACGCAAATACAACCGGCGCAACGGGTCCACTAGGGTGATGGATCGTCTCAAGATGAGTATCATCAAAGTCAAAGACGTGTGAAGCTGTTCCGTTAATTAAAACGGCTGATAGCAAGTCTGTTTTATTTGGACGCCCAAGGATAGATACTTGTTGGGTCATCCCTAAACTATTTGCAACCTCTAATAGTATGTCGATACTAGGATGATGAGTTGCCCCAATGGTAACCCCCAGCCAATTCAATATACTTTTTTTCCCATGTTCAAGTACTTCGACAGGAATATCTTTGTAGCTGGTCCTCAAAAGATGTTCAACCAGATTGTTCGTAACCATCAAACCTTCCACCACCTATCAGCATTAAGACACAAACCCTAACCCATTTAATTAGTTCATCTCATATAAAATGTACCTTGTGCATGTGCAATTAAGTTTGAATTCTCATCTTTTACTTCACAAGTAAGTACGGCCGTACGATTACCGACGTGAAGAAGCTCAGGAACAGCGATGAGCTGTTCACCCTTTCCTGGGCTGATATAATTCATTTTCATTTCAAGCGTGTAGACTTGTTTATCTTCTGATACTCCTGAAAGAACTTTGTAACCCATCGCAAAATCCGCCAATGTGTAAACTGTTCCCCCTTGAGCAACGCCATACGTATTAGCATGCTGAAGATCTAATCGCATTGCAGCTCTCCCATCAGTCCAATCAATGCCAAGAAACTTAGCAAAATAATAAAGCTCGCTGCTTTTAGATGCTTGCAAGGAATCCAAAACATCCTCCACATGGCTTAATTCTTCTAATGAGTAATGGGGAAGCTTCTTGCGGACACGGTTGATCATGGACTTCTTTTCTTCCTCGCTGTTCATCCACTTTCTCCTTTACCAGTTTTCTAAAGAGCTTACAATGTTTTTTTGGATATTGGATCCAAAATTATTCTAAAAGTGCCTCAATTTCTATATTGATAGAAAGTTACAAAGATTCTTTAACCCAGACTATTTACTAACGCTTCCCCCGTACGTTTAATATGCTCTGAAACAAGTGTTGCAGATTTTGACTCATTCTTTGCATTAACCGCCTCGAATATTTGCTGGTGTTCTTGGTTTGATAATTTCATTTGCCCAGGTAATAACGTTGGTGTTTGCTGTGGAAAACCATTCCACAATGTTTCAATAAAGGATAACAATCGTCCCCACGTGCAACGTTTAATTAATAACTGGTGAAAGGAAATGTTCGCTTCAACAAAAACCTCAGGGTCTTCTGTGTTCTCCATCTCCTCCATTAACGTCTTAAGCTCATGTTTATCCCCCTCCGTTAAATCCGGAACGCTTAATTCCACAGCTAGTTTCTCAAGGTTAGCCCTCAGCTGATATATTTCTTTAATATCTTCAATATTCATCGGCTTTACAATTGCTCCCCGATGTGGCTCCAGTTTCACTAAGCCTTCTGACTCCAGTTTTCGAAGGGCTTCACGAATGGGCATTCGACTTACGTCCAAAGATTCCGCCAGCTCAGACTGAATTAATCGTTCTCCAGGTTCAAAATCACCCTGGAGAATCGCCTTTCGTAGAACATTGCATACCTTTAAATGAAGTGTATTCCGATCTTCCAATTTTAAATTCAAATGTTTGCTCATATCGATCGCCTTTCAGACTGTTTAGATTGTAGTTGCTATATATCTAGGATAGCGAATGTTAGAATGCTTTGTCTATTCTTAATCTAAACAGTCTTAAAAAGATTGTGATCTTTTAGTGCATTTACCTTATCGATATTTAGTATATAATCGACTAATGTTTGTGTACTTTTATGAGAAGTCGAAGCTAAATCATGAAATTTAGTTGTTAATTCGGTTAATGATACTGGATTTTCCGGGTCCCCTTTTGGATAATCCGCGCGGTGTTTGATTGACCTGCTATTCTTAAGGACAAACTCAACTTCCGCTCCCCATTTGTTTGGATAATCCATCTCAATAGAGGGCTCTACCGATACATTAATTTGTTTCATAAGTGAGCGGATGGATGGATCCTGCAAACTAACCTCATCGAAATCTGATAAACCTGCCTGTCCTCGTAAACAAGCTAATGCTGCGCAAAACTGAATACTGAACTTAGAAGCATAAACAGAATCAGGGTCAGGGTTATTTGTTATATCAAGTGCGGTTTTATAGGTTCTAATATGAATTTCAGCAACCTTATCAAAAGCAATCTTATGCTTCTCTCTCAGCATTAGGATGACATCAATTGCAGAGTGAGTGTGTCGACATGAAGCATGTACCTTAAAGGAGTTCTCGATAATCTTGAATCTTCCCCCTAATTGGTCGGTTACTCTGGAGGCATCAAACCGATCAGACATGGCATGAAAGAATCCACGATCACCCTCTAATATTCTGTTAGCCGCCGAAAAATCCTTCTCAGCCAACAAAGCTGATAGGGTACCGTTATAGGCAGCTTTTCCAGGGTGAAGCTGTTTTGACATGGCTCCATCTTCAATGAATTCCCATAAACCTGATGCTTGTGTTCCGGCACTACCCAATGCAAATATGATTTGATTTTCAGTCAGATCAAGTAATTTCGCAGCAGCTGCTGCAGCCCCAAACGTTCCACATGTAGCCGTGTTATGCCAGTAGTAGTAATGAGAAGGAGAAACGGCTTCTCCTATTCGATAACAAACCTCATAGCCGAGTACGATTGCAGTAATAAATTCCTTCCCGCTTTTACCTTTCCACTCACTAACAGCTAGTGCTGCAGGGATAACAACAGTTGCAGCATGGATGATCGATGCTTTATGGATATCATCGAGCTCTGCAATATGACTTGATGCTCCATTTACCAGGGCAGCTTGCAGTGCTGACGTTGTCTTTCCATCAACAGTGGAGGATTGTGGATGGCCCCCATTTCTTCAATGAGATTAGCTATTTTTTCTATTGGGGCTTTATCTTTTCCTGCTATGGCAGACCCTGCCCAATCCAAAATACACATTTTTGTAAAATCAACTACTTCTTCCGGTAAATCATCATAGGAAGTATTACGAATGAATTTTGCTAAAGTTTGGCTTAACACTTTACTCACCCTCCCATAAAATTCTATTACTTTATTAGAACGACCGAGGGAGTCCGAGAACGTGCTGACCTACATAACTTAATACTAGATTGTTGGTAATCGGTGCCACAATATAGAGTCGTGCCTCTTTAAATTTACGTTCTATATTATATTCAGTAGCAAAGCCATAGCCGCCGTAGGTAGTCATCGTGGCATTCGCTGCCTTCCATGTCGCTTCCGATGTTAAATATTTAGCCATATTAGCCTCTTCTCCGCATTTTTCACCAGCATCAAATAGTTCTGCTGCCCGGTCTCTCATTAATTTTGCGGCTTGTATTCCCATATAGGACTCAGAAATAGGAAATTGCACTCCCTGATTTTGGCCGATCGGACGATCAAACACTACACGTTCGTTAGCATAATCTACTGCTTTATCAACAAAATACATTCCATCTCCAACACTCTCAGAAGCGATTAAAATCCGCTCGGCATTCATTCCTCCCAACACATAGCGAAACCCTTTCCCTTCTTCACCAATCAAGTTTTCAACAGGGACTTTTGCTCCTTCAAAAAACACCTCTGTCGTAGCGTGATTGATCATAGTATCAATTGGAACAATCTCTATGTTATCTGCCTGATCTTTCATATCTAAAATAAACAGGCTGAGGCCATCTGTTTTTTTAACTAC comes from the Halobacillus shinanisalinarum genome and includes:
- a CDS encoding acyl-CoA dehydrogenase family protein, which encodes MELTTEKQEEHLLIRKSIQSLCNKFPESYWSELDERKAYPEEFIQALTNDGWLSVLIPEEYGGAGLGITEAGIILEEINRSGGNAGAGHAQMYTMGALLRHGNEEQKQRLLPKIASGEQRLQAFGITEPTAGSDTTSITTTAERKGDYYEIHGQKIWTSRAEHSDLMMLLARTTPKEDVVKKTDGLSLFILDMKDQADNIEIVPIDTMINHATTEVFFEGAKVPVENLIGEEGKGFRYVLGGMNAERILIASESVGDGMYFVDKAVDYANERVVFDRPIGQNQGVQFPISESYMGIQAAKLMRDRAAELFDAGEKCGEEANMAKYLTSEATWKAANATMTTYGGYGFATEYNIERKFKEARLYIVAPITNNLVLSYVGQHVLGLPRSF
- a CDS encoding MmgE/PrpD family protein, whose protein sequence is MLSQTLAKFIRNTSYDDLPEEVVDFTKMCILDWAGSAIAGKDKAPIEKIANLIEEMGAIHNPPLLMERQRQHCKLPW
- a CDS encoding MmgE/PrpD family protein; translation: MVTNNLVEHLLRTSYKDIPVEVLEHGKKSILNWLGVTIGATHHPSIDILLEVANSLGMTQQVSILGRPNKTDLLSAVLINGTASHVFDFDDTHLETIHHPSGPVAPVVFALGEKLGLPTKELLRAFVLGCETELRIANAVYPSHYQNGFHITSSTGVFGAAVAAGVLLKLDKEKMAMALGVAGTQSFGLREMFGTMTKPLHPGKAAQNGLHAALLVDKGFTSSLQVLEAERGFANVYSSSHNLERVTEDWGNVWELEKNSFKPYACGIVLHPSIDACIQLSEYADPDEVEEIRLTVHPYVHELTSKENPKKGLEGKFSIYHAGAIAFLEKDASENQFQDKKVIAKEVIQFRKKIHPIADDQVDKDKVVATLVLKGGRTKKLVVNHTIGSLQNPMTQGILNSKFINLCSSVIGRSASKQAIERVMNLEEYYSIQSVVEVIG
- a CDS encoding MaoC family dehydratase is translated as MTVQKGWEGRFYEDFEIGDIYPHPLGRTVTKTDNIWFTLLTQNTNPIHFDDVYSEQTEFGQPLVDSTFTLALVTGQSVTDLSQNVMANLGWDEVRLPNPVFEGDTIYSYSEILEKRESNSRPNVGIVRAETRGYNQDAKIVIKYKRTFMVYKREHAPEEGNELLNKVLENKEVSPK
- a CDS encoding CaiB/BaiF CoA transferase family protein; protein product: MLPLEGITVVSIEQAVAVPFATRQLADLGARVIKIERTGTGDFARHYDTSVNGMSSHFVWCNRSKESITLNLKDQETKKVVDKLLESADVFVQNLAPGAVERMGYGADVLKEKYPELIICNLSGYGETGPYKDKKAYDLLVQCEAGLVSVTGTEEVPSKAGISAADIAAGMYVYSGILTALFTREKTGKGTVMEISMLEALGEWMGYPAYYAGNSGKEPARTGASHSTIYPYGPFSCGDGKTVFLGLQNEREWLRFCEVVLEQPELIDESAFKTNSLRDKNRDLLKSIIETVFAGMTSSEVINRLEQAKIASARLNTMQDFYRHPQLEARARWQEVGSPVGEIRALKPPVIMEGMNPVMKAIPSIGEHTEDILREYGFEEETISKWVDAGVV
- a CDS encoding GntR family transcriptional regulator, coding for MSKHLNLKLEDRNTLHLKVCNVLRKAILQGDFEPGERLIQSELAESLDVSRMPIREALRKLESEGLVKLEPHRGAIVKPMNIEDIKEIYQLRANLEKLAVELSVPDLTEGDKHELKTLMEEMENTEDPEVFVEANISFHQLLIKRCTWGRLLSFIETLWNGFPQQTPTLLPGQMKLSNQEHQQIFEAVNAKNESKSATLVSEHIKRTGEALVNSLG
- a CDS encoding PaaI family thioesterase, which codes for MNSEEEKKSMINRVRKKLPHYSLEELSHVEDVLDSLQASKSSELYYFAKFLGIDWTDGRAAMRLDLQHANTYGVAQGGTVYTLADFAMGYKVLSGVSEDKQVYTLEMKMNYISPGKGEQLIAVPELLHVGNRTAVLTCEVKDENSNLIAHAQGTFYMR
- a CDS encoding MmgE/PrpD family protein is translated as MQAALVNGASSHIAELDDIHKASIIHAATVVIPAALAVSEWKGKSGKEFITAIVLGYEVCYRIGEAVSPSHYYYWHNTATCGTFGAAAAAAKLLDLTENQIIFALGSAGTQASGLWEFIEDGAMSKQLHPGKAAYNGTLSALLAEKDFSAANRILEGDRGFFHAMSDRFDASRVTDQLGGRFKIIENSFKVHASCRHTHSAIDVILMLREKHKIAFDKVAEIHIRTYKTALDITNNPDPDSVYASKFSIQFCAALACLRGQAGLSDFDEVSLQDPSIRSLMKQINVSVEPSIEMDYPNKWGAEVEFVLKNSRSIKHRADYPKGDPENPVSLTELTTKFHDLASTSHKSTQTLVDYILNIDKVNALKDHNLFKTV